A single genomic interval of Penicillium psychrofluorescens genome assembly, chromosome: 2 harbors:
- a CDS encoding uncharacterized protein (ID:PFLUO_004075-T1.cds;~source:funannotate) translates to MPSSNIQVFVKWKDQTIFAGEDVECVITFKNVTDTTPAAGNGGEGHQRKLSRVANHASNSASDSFFSFKSPNSLFSSRRSYSIGSQRKPFHRTASSLSSPLVGSNSFPPNSPSTPRSWQPGHSHKRSVSILSIDSEGQVDSSPSPQNFTRAKSLARGHGRSASLQVVPRRHDSYDEAYRKVGRNPIRGVPPMNTPLESGLGNLRVETNHSARVNRQSPMANSPIVPGEPMRMPARRPQPPAIDFKFPAAPPPSEPTNIRSAARTPSPKSGDINGRKSKDPSAAPSHQQLTRILSATSVNGSSRSSGEFYSVSDHSSETLASEYTNYSVQGARPPLPARHARHYSSVVPSIAKSDNQALLMGYAQVSASFTVDGSLVDQSVFDEVKRKGVVGGQGSGIPGRANPSSDRSRKGGGFWGAFKWNAIEESINGLMSNDELDGLREMRGVASSRSIPLLSTTQSLLFVDLRLAPGEEQSYTFSFTLPEGLPASHKGKAIKISYNLVIGTQRPSGPNEPQKVNRINIPFRVFSGVNVKGDVVGHDLMSPYVLLRDEAKVTKVGPSTPAGTLKNQSINSPWGSAGDFLTYVDNILEQRARSNTLFPPGALHERQKSMDTTPSQQILTAKDTIDLAILRSNQAIHTRRSPNRFEIAREGQRIAVVVLNRPAHRLGETIIATLDFGEAAVPCYAVRASLETSEKVTPTLAVRSSASIHRATRRIYASLFENTLFSTRVVFAPAIPIAATPTIRTSGVTLDWELRFEFVTASSTGEQGSSPSGIGLLETLSADDRGKVMSAMERLGCESFEISIPLTVYGETVREQLPEENQGYSI, encoded by the exons ATGCCGTCGTCCAACATCCAGGTCTTCGTCAAATGGAAGGACCAGACGATTTTCGCCGGCGAAGATGTGGAGTGTGTCATCACCTTTAAGAACGTGACGGACACCACCCCTGCCGCCGGCAATGGAGGTGAGGGCCATCAGAGGAAGCTGTCTCGAGTCGCCAACCACGCCAGCAACTCCGCCTCCgactccttcttctccttcaaaTCCCCCAACAGCTTATTCTCGAGCCGGCGATCCTATTCGATCGGTTCCCAACGGAAACCCTTCCACCGGACCGCCTCATCGCTGAGCTCGCCGCTGGTCGGCTCCAACAGCTTCCCGCCCAATAGCCCCTCCACACCCCGGTCCTGGCAGCCCGGTCACAGCCACAAGAGATCGGTCTCGATTCTGTCCATAGACAGTGAGGGTCAAGTCGACTCCAGCCCTTCACCGCAGAACTTCACACGAGCCAAATCACTAGCTAGGGGCCATGGGCGCTCCGCAAGTCTTCAAGTTGTGCCCCGGAGGCACGATAGCTATGATGAGGCGTACAGAAAAG TCGGGAGAAATCCCATCCGTGGTGTCCCACCGATGAACACACCACTCGAGTCAGGCTTGGGCAATCTCAGGGTCGAAACCAACCACTCAGCCCGGGTAAACCGTCAGAGTCCAATGGCAAATAGCCCAATAGTCCCGGGGGAGCCAATGCGCATGCCCGCACGAAGACCACAGCCGCCTGCCATCGACTTCAAGTTTCCAGCTGCTCCCCCGCCCTCCGAACCGACGAATATCCGTTCTGCTGCTCGAACCCCTTCCCCGAAATCGGGCGACATAAATGGAAGGAAATCAAAGGATCCGTCCGCGGCTCCTAGCCACCAGCAGCTCACGCGGATTTTATCGGCCACCAGCGTGAATGGAAGCAGTCGAAGCAGCGGCGAGTTTTACTCCGTCAGCGACCATTCGAGTGAGACACTTGCATCAGAATATACAAACTACTCCGTTCAGGGTGCACGGCCTCCCCTTCCTGCTCGACACGCACGGCACTACTCCAGCGTCGTACCCTCGATTGCCAAATCGGACAACCAGGCCTTGCTGATGGGTTATGCGCAGGTCAGCGCATCTTTCACAGTTGATGGCTCACTAGTTGATCAATCTGTCTTCGACGAAGTGAAGCGCAAGGGAGTCGTTGGTGGGCAGGGAAGCGGAATTCCTGGACGCGCCAACCCATCCAGCGATCGCTCGCGCAAAGGTGGTGGTTTCTGGGGTGCGTTCAAATGGAATGCCATTGAAGAATCCATCAATGGCCTGATGTCGAATGATGAACTGGATGGCTTGCGAGAAATGCGCGGTGTCGCCTCCTCGCGCTCAATACCTTTactctccaccacccaatCGCTTCTCTTTGTCGACCTGCGACTGGCGCCGGGCGAGGAGCAGTCATACACCTTCTCGTTCACCCTCCCCGAAGGGCTTCCGGCAAGTCATAAAGGGAAAGCCATCAAAATCTCTTACAACCTGGTCATTGGTACTCAGCGGCCGAGCGGACCCAATGAGCCTCAGAAGGTAAACCGTATCAACATCCCCTTCCGGGTGTTTAGCGGTGTGAATG TCAAAGGAGACGTTGTCGGCCACGACTTGATGTCACCGTATGTGCTCTTGCGCGACGAAGCCAAGGTAACAAAAGTCGGACCAAGCACACCAGCGGGAACCCTAAAGAACCAAAGCATCAACAGTCCGTGGGGCTCGGCTGGTGACTTCCTGACATATGTGGACAACATCCTCGAGCAGCGAGCCCGCTCTAACACATTATTTCCTCCCGGAGCCTTGCATGAGCGACAAAAGAGCATGGATACCACACCCTCTCAGCAGATTCTGACCGCCAAAGATACCATCGACCTCGCGATTCTGCGCAGCAATCAAGCTATCCACACAAGGCGCAGCCCCAACCGCTTTGAGATCGCCCGTGAGGGGCAACGCATTGCGGTGGTTGTCTTAAATAGGCCGGCGCACCGACTCGGCGAGaccatcatcgccacctTGGACTTTGGCGAAGCCGCAGTCCCGTGCTACGCGGTCCGGGCGTCACTGGAAACCTCGGAGAAGGTGACGCCGACTCTGGCCGTGCGGTCGAGTGCCAGCATCCATCGCGCCACACGACGAATCTACGCATCCCTGTTTGAGAATACGCTGTTCTCTACGCGAGTTGTCTTTGCTCCGGCGATCCCCATCGCGGCTACACCTACGATCCGCACCAGCGGCGTTACTCTGGATTGGGAATTACGGTTTGAGTTTGTGacggccagcagcaccggcgaGCAGGGATCTAGTCCATCGGGCATTGGCTTGCTCGAAACGCTGTCTGCTGATGATCGCGGCAAAGTGATGTCTGCGATGGAGCGATTGGGCTGCGAGTCATTTGAGATCTCGATCCCGTTGACGGTGTATGGCGAGACTGTGCGTGAGCAACTACCTGAGGAGAATCAAGGATACTCGATCTAG
- a CDS encoding uncharacterized protein (ID:PFLUO_004073-T1.cds;~source:funannotate) gives MATTAPLSAKSKLGGPASLKITPSNSPSLRPGMRSPSKSAHQSSLSLQTVIGTSTTTPNGFSSHDQSRSFALCAGSAAVLAELDDDGNISQRFFRARPSATSVNPITSFYNPSTPPATPDSKSRSLAHIRSNPHLNPHNASPSNEVPDYSSPRTWSSRERVKAVTSVSISPNGRFLAVGETGYNPRVLLFSTARDALPDVPLSILMEHTFGVRSLAFSPDSQYLATLGNPNDGFLFIWTINLKNGSAKLHSANKCTSFVRDMCWVGQSLVTTGVRHVKVWRLPAARPVSPTKLRLNSDGVGPSPNPAPKALSGRNCLLGALGDNTFSSVSSISDQEAVLVTESGAVCLLDDREGSQKLSMVKQVGFGITSLAVDFDQECIWLGGRARCTQRLSFDDFRSSTASTPASPVRLHRAMSDGGNKGPAITCMGSLSSHLVTVEATREVHIYPMEALIEDGEQEPGETSMLAHRDPIFGIRTLKLPNEFSAKFFTWSRSGSVNFWDAQGKCLASKTIQLEQLSAYEDDVSNELKVLRAAENAEWFVSGDKFGVLRIFSSKNWSCTNEARAHGAEITDIALQPTDGACLVASSGRDRMVQLFRKTESTFRLIQTMDDHVGAVGQIHFVNDGEKLLSSSSDRTVLIRDRATREEDGITSVAYLITKVITLKASPVSMTICPDDSNLLYLSTVDRFISKFDIPSGRQLHSFRAADSEAGDAVVMSSLTVASGIPGHSPKILIGMSSTDKSIRVYDLERDHLLAGEFGHTEGVSDVVLLEDYETSSEKPLVKRTLISAGMDGILMMWNLSVQPQPVPEVNTSRDDDEGPVKEMTAARPPLRKVLSRSELAGFQRADSPVGTPTPFREQSPSMLRKMSKLSLAPSSLNNNSISETPSPSTRRSPFSYSQTDRTRRSPSPVSPKTKTPTSKTPYSAKGPNRRTSLEFRSRGKANNRSEFGSLDMSTEQVCRTLRAYRKKLSGSTTRIQAQKELERELNLTLRVMSSRPQQGSDESAETETDSSGKDMDRKASCSSVSSRSPHLPRHMPSTPLLRHKGARQVSRSRSYSVTDE, from the exons ATGGCCACCACCGCGCCCCTCAGCGCAAAGAGCAAGCTCGGCGGACCGGCATCCCTGAAAATCACCCCCTCCAATTCTCCCAGCCTGAGACCAGGCATGCGCTCCCCCAGCAAATCCGCCCACCAGTCCTCGCTATCCCTCCAAACTGTCATCGGcacatccaccacgacccCGAACGGCTTCTCCAGTCATGACCAGAGTAGAAGCTTCGCCCTGTGCGCGGGATCGGCCGCCgtcctggccgagctggacgatgatgGGAACATCAGCCAGCGCTTCTTTCGAGCTCGTCCGTCTGCAACTAGTGTGAACCCGATTACCTCCTTTTACAACCCGTCCACTCCCCCCGCGACACCGGACTCCAAATCGCGATCTCTAGCTCATATCCGCTCCAATCCACACCTCAATCCACACAATGCGTCGCCGTCAAACGAAGTTCCTGACTATAGCAGCCCGCGCACGTGGTCCTCACGAGAACGGGTCAAAGCGGTTACCAGTGTTTCTATCAGTCCCAATGGAAGGTTCCTGGCAGTGGGAGAG ACTGGTTACAACCCCCGAGTTCTGCTTTTCTCCACAGCAAGAGATGCTCTGCCGGATGTGCCTCTATCAATCTTGATGGAGCATACATTTGGCGTGCGCAGTCTAGCGTTCAGCCCGGACTCGCAGTACTTGGCGACGCTCGGAAACCCGAATGATGGATTTCTGTTTATCTGGACAATCAACCTGAAGAACGGATCGGCCAAACTCCACTCCGCCAACAAGTGTACCTCGTTTGTTCGAGACATGTGCTGGGTGGGACAGTCGTTGGTTAC AACTGGCGTACGGCACGTCAAGGTCTGGAGGCTCCCTGCAGCGCGGCCTGTCTCCCCGACCAAATTACGATTGAACTCTGATGGGGTCGGCCCGtctccaaacccagctcCGAAGGCACTTTCTGGTCGAAATTGCTTGCTGGGCGCACTGGGAGACAACACGTTCAGCAGTGTTAGCAGCATCTCCGACCAAGAGGCCGTTCTTGTCACTGAGTCTGGTGCAGTATGCTTGCTTGACGACAGAGAAGGCTCCCAGAAGCTATCCATGGTAAAACAGGTTGGCTTCGGCATCACATCTCTCGCCGTCGATTTTGATCAGGAATGCATTTGGCTCGGTGGCCGCGCCAGGTGCACGCAGCGATTATCCTTCGATGATTTTCGGTCGTCTACTGCATCTACACCTGCGTCTCCTGTGCGTCTTCATAGGGCCATGTCCGATGGGGGGAATAAAGGCCCTGCAATTACCTGCATGGGCTCTCTGTCCTCACACCTCGTCACTGTTGAGGCGACTCGCGAAGTCCATATCTACCCTATGGAGGCGTTGATCGAGGATGGTGAGCAAGAGCCTGGGGAAACCTCAATGCTAGCCCACAGAGACCCGATCTTTGGCATTCGGACCCTGAAACTTCCGAATGAGTTCTCTGCCAAGTTCTTCACCTGGTCGCGCAGTGGTTCTGTGAATTTCTGGGATGCTCAGGGAAAGTGCCTGGCCTCGAAAACAATCCAGCTTGAACAGCTCTCTGCATATGAAGACGATGTGTCAAACGAACTCAAGGTATTGCGAGCAGCCGAAAACGCGGAATGGTTTGTCTCGGGGGATAAATTTGGAGTTCTAAGAATCTTCTCGAGCAAGAATTGGAGCTGCACCAATGAAGCCCGCGCTCATGGTGCAGAGATCACGGACATTGCTTTGCAGCCGACAGACGGCGCTTGCCTGGTTGCCAGTTCCGGCCGTGATCGAATGGTGCAATTGTTCCGGAAGACCGAGTCGACATTCCGGCTGATCCAGACGATGGACGACCACGTCGGAGCCGTTGGTCAGATTCATTTCGTGAACGATGGCGAGAAACTTCTTTCGTCCTCTTCAGATCGCACAGTCCTAATCCGAGATCGCGCGACACGAGAAGAGGATGGCATTACTTCCGTTGCCTACCTCATTACGAAGGTCATCACCCTTAAAGCATCCCCGGTCTCTATGACAATTTGCCCCGACGATTCAAACCTGCTCTATCTGTCTACTGTCGACCGATTCATCTCAAAATTCGATATTCCTTCTGGACGGCAACTTCATTCGTTCCGAGCAGCTGACTCCGAAGCAGGCGATGCGGTCGTCATGTCCTCTCTGACTGTTGCATCTGGGATTCCGGGGCACAGCCCTAAGATTCTCATTGGGATGTCGAGCACAGATAAATCCATACGCGTGTATGATCTTGAACGAGATCACCTTCTCGCCGGTGAATTCGGCCATACCGAAGGTGTCAGCGACGTAGTGCTTCTAGAGGACTACGAAACTTCCTCGGAGAAGCCCCTCGTCAAGAGGACATTGATCAGTGCTGGCATGGATGGTATCCTTATGATGTGGAACCTTTCCGTGCAACCACAGCCAGTGCCGGAGGTCAATACCAGccgggatgatgatgaaggcccCGTCAAAGAGATGACGGCAGCCAGACCCCCTCTGCGCAAAGTTCTTTCTCGCAGTGAACTTGCCGGCTTTCAGCGCGCAGACAGCCCGGTGGGAACACCGACTCCGTTTCGCGAGCAATCGCCATCGATGCTCCGCAAAATGTCGAAGCTATCCCTGGCACCATCATCACTGAATAACAACTCCATCTCGGAAACGCCCTCTCCCTCAACCCGCCGGTCACCCTTTTCATACTCTCAAACAGACCGAACTCGCAGATCCCCGTCTCCCGTGAGCCCCAAGACGAAAACTCCGACCTCCAAGACACCGTACAGCGCAAAAGGCCCCAATCGCCGCACATCCCTTGAGTTTCGCTCACGCGGCAAAGCAAACAACCGCAGCGAATTCGGCAGTCTAGACATGTCAACGGAGCAAGTATGTCGCACGCTACGAGCATACAGAAAAAAGCTCAGCGGATCCACCACGCGGATCCAAGCTCAAAAGGAACTCGAGCGAGAGCTCAATCTCACTCTACGCGTTATGAGTTCGCGTCCACAACAGGGCAGCGACGAGAGCGCCGAGACAGAAACAGATAGCAGCGGGAAAGACATGGATCGCAAGGCGAGCTGCTCGTCTGTTTCGTCACGGTCGCCGCATCTGCCGAGGCATATGCCTTCCACGCCGCTTTTGCGGCATAAGGGGGCGAGACAGGTGTCCAGGAGTCGGTCTTATTCCGTGACTGATGAATAA
- a CDS encoding uncharacterized protein (ID:PFLUO_004076-T1.cds;~source:funannotate), translating into MSVPATPAPVHLSTPSESLLRSPPPHPTPSICIASSPSSSSSPLYQTTRTSRVPALEPPSYLSPAVRALKQGVYGLTPPSNARTRAPFKPRSAAKGTSSYQLRQFAEATLGSGSLRTAVQLPEGEDLNEWLAVNIVDFYNQINLLYGSITEFCSPQTCPEMKATDEFEYLWQDSENYKRPTKMSAPEYIEHLMSWVQSNVDNEQMFPSRIGVPFPKTFPSLLRQIFKRLYRVYAHIYCHHYPVVVHLGLEPHLNTSFKHYVLFIDEHRLASGKDFWGPLGDLVDSMLKSD; encoded by the exons atgtcgGTCCCCGCTACCCCTGCTCCCGTCCACTTGTCTACTCCCTCCGAGTCGCTGTTGCgctcgcctcctcctcaccctaCACCTTCCATTTGCATCGCCTCCagcccttcctcttcctcttctcccctctACCAGACTACCCGCACTTCCCGTGTCCCGGCCTTGGAGCCGCCTTCCTACCTATCACCCGCTGTGCGCGCGCTGAAACAAGGAGTCTATGGACTAACACCTCCCAGCAATGCTCGGACACGAGCACCGTTCAAGCCCCGGTCTGCCGCCAAGGGCACCAGCAGCTACCAGCTGCGCCAGTTCGCCGAGGCCACTCTTGGGAGTGGGAGTCTCCGCACGGCCGTGCAGTTGCcggaaggagaagatctgAACGAATGGCTTGCTGTGAATA TCGTCGACTTCTACAACCAAATCAACCTCCTCTACGGCTCGATAACGGAATTCTGCTCCCCGCAAACATGCCCAGAGATGAAAGCCACCGACGAATTCGAATATCTCTGGCAGGACTCCGAGAACTACAAGCGCCCGACCAAAATGTCGGCCCCGGAGTATATCGAGCACCTGATGAGCTGGGTGCAAAGCAACGTCGACAACGAGCAGATGTTCCCCAGCCGGATTG GTGTCCCCTTCCCCAAGACCTTCCCCAGTCTCCTACGCCAGATCTTCAAGCGGCTGTACCGTGTCTACGCACATATCTACTGCCATCACTACCCGGTCGTGGTGCATCTGGGACTGGAGCCGCATCTCAACACGAGCTTCAAGCATTATGTGCTTTTTATCGATGAGCATCGGCTGGCGAGTGGGAAAGATTTCTGGGGGCCTTTGGGGGATCTGGTGGACAGCATGTTGAAGAGTGATTGA
- a CDS encoding uncharacterized protein (ID:PFLUO_004074-T1.cds;~source:funannotate) — translation MATRCTASSRLGLPTILRSLFRAELAGDLRIPGTFPNRSRLASRPHLSRGLQHSRQFSSIPTLRNAQDIVFDLTTPARTPPETTTRDRLETGRSGKGRKARDNAKATKNESTPDPTTKKKKLEHWQMQKEALKQKFPVGWSPMRKLSPDALEGIRHLHATAPDRFTTPVLANQFQVSPEAIRRILKGKWRPSEDEIEKRRVRWEKRHDRIWGRKAELGLRTPTERSKALTDSNILYDQH, via the coding sequence ATGGCAACGCGCTGCACCGCTTCATCCCGGCTGGGCCTGCCCACCATTCTGCGCAGTCTCTTCCGGGCCGAGCTTGCTGGTGACTTGCGCATTCCAGGCACCTTCCCCAATCGCAGTCGGCTCGCCTCACGTCCCCATCTATCTCGAGGACTGCAGCATTCACGGCAGTTCAGCTCGATCCCGACCCTGCGCAATGCTCAAGATATTGTATTCGACCTCACGACGCCGGCCAGAACTCCTCCTGAAACGACAACCAGGGACAGACTCGAGACTGGAAGATCAGGAAAGGGGAGAAAGGCCAGAGACAACGCCAAGGCGACAAAGAACGAGTCTACACCCGATCCAACCacgaagaaaaagaaactcGAGCACTGGCAAATGCAGAAAGAAGCCCTCAAGCAGAAATTCCCCGTCGGCTGGAGCCCAATGAGGAAGCTCTCCCCCGACGCGCTGGAGGGCATCCGACACCTGCACGCGACTGCCCCCGATCGATTCACGACGCCCGTGCTAGCGAATCAGTTCCAGGTCTCGCCCGAAGCCATTCGCCGTATCCTGAAGGGAAAGTGGCGGCCgtcggaggatgagatcgagAAACGGCGGGTGCGATGGGAGAAACGACACGACCGCATCTGGGGACGAAAGGCGGAGCTGGGACTGCGCACGCCGACCGAGCGCAGTAAAGCCTTGACCGACTCGAATATTCTGTATGATCAACATTAG
- a CDS encoding uncharacterized protein (ID:PFLUO_004077-T1.cds;~source:funannotate), with product MLSARVARAGLRASAQQFAVPRTAAINGLRSYATPAQDVSPPVALFGVDGTYATALFTASSKSSALDQTAKAISNLDETFKSDRKLSTILGTPTLSNADKQQITQELMKVAGADKGDILKNFFATLAENNRLSALEGVCQKFATLMSAHRGEIELSITSAQELDAKTISRLEKAVSKSEYSQGKKLKVVTKVSPDLVGGLVVEIGDRTIDLSVSSKISKMNKALTDAL from the exons ATGCTCTCCGCTCGCGTTGCCCGCGCCGGCCTGCGTGCCTCCGCCCAGCAGTTCGCTGTCCCTCGCACGGCCGCCATCAACGGCCTCCGCTCCTATGCCACCCCAGCCCAGGACGTGAGCCCGCCTGTGGCCCTCTTCGGTGTTGACGGCACCTACGCCACTGCTCTG TtcaccgcctcctccaagtcctccGCCCTCGATCAGaccgccaaggccatctcCAACCTCGACGAGACCTTCAAGTCCGACCGCAAGCTGTCCACCATCCTCGGCACCCCGACTCTGAGCAACGCCGACAAGCAGCAAATCACCCAGGAGCTGATGAAGGTTGCCGGTGCCGACAAGGGCGACATTCTTAAGAACTTCTTCGCCACCCTGGCTGAGAACAACCGTCTCAGTGCCCTGGAGGGTGTGTGCCAGAAGTTCGCGACTCTCATGAGCGCCCACCGTGGTGAGATCGAGCTTAGCATCACCAGTGCTCAG GAGCTCGACGCCAAGACCATCTCCCGCCTCGAAAAGGCCGTCTCCAAGTCCGAGTACAGCCAGggcaagaagctcaaggTGGTCACCAAGGTCAGCCCCGATCTCGTGGGCGGTCTCGTTGTTGAGATTGGTGACCGCACCATCGACCTGAGCGTGTCGTCGAAGATCTCCAAGATGAACAAGGCTCTGACGGATGCCTTGTAA
- a CDS encoding uncharacterized protein (ID:PFLUO_004072-T1.cds;~source:funannotate) has translation MEPNRRNTLHDQVAVLAASIRVLESQISTSNTSETPLPGDDALRSLEDQLNQQPSFAGLSTAPRCELDSAATTLWNACAQARKVREKNAGELKLLSRDCEQLDLGLKVLGAGAQRLDSLENSNTQLDKSQLRSVATEYYMLRIQLAWLRGRPDIAEHLLSKVPAAVMIEDRKIITEACYDVGNAALSASQYDIAVQWLRRASEQIDMLSSESHGNLEASLNDLKLLVRHTLVRAYMCINTPESREALTRQFKLLKADAGDIPSVLFLELEVLCRGKKPDSGDAFKALLTAIVSSMNLSDENLRLAFYYIENYTSSCLDFTAHILQSLFTRLLPSQIQLWVERCFLSLVWLLRSSNEKCLYAIKDMVKKLETHGHSQLSTDATHASLIVMWKQMDSAVLKKQLAIAEQWGLLAVDTKIFESCSKSNRHKTLRKLAGCALNNGNLTLAREMLDRIPVSEDVDSRTLFLCYKLALMEGKSCAELHRQDVLETLGAGWFTYVLSCAVEAQRQNKQPELLECVLCVFKCMGMKNLFSHEVDLSSFFIFTFLVLKDLNDQTSGEEMMFQTFTSALRVVITDIPAWSTFSTDDLQWLYSESYDLALRMLTESRVELVIPLLEASKEFARRYLNGRPEDSTKFSLHIFLCHHLGAILSVKKARSQSDCSIKKCHYRRLHDDLFIYGSVSQFLEGNNVSTVEEEWLQRCRNLIALDFEASIYLEQWSVLTSLVEQAQSFADEELCSSLLDLILRSHAPIQEIVTVVKSIICTSHDSPSPFLNASSFRNKLPRYLRCLFQLAITSVPRQVYEISSQDEVSGLSVVDASLAESVLDQVLLLAPNEYFITSVRPNQPLNPSTNSVSGISDDKSWYSYPIEELEWLASVSFNKAVDFYRAGLDEECQRWGTKAVQVAECVDPVSGGILARTLRANMERLS, from the exons AGCAACCTTCGTTCGCGGGACTTTCCACGGCGCCGCGCTGTGAGCTGGACTCTGCTGCCACAACGTTGTGGAATGCATGTGCTCAGGCGAGGAAAGTGCGCGAGAAGAATGCGGGGGAACTGAAGCTCTTGAGTAGAG ACTGTGAACAGCTCGATCTTGGCCTTAAAGTCTTGGGAGCAGGAGCTCAGAGACTGGATTCTCTCGAGAACTCGAATACCCAGCTGGACAAGTCTCAGTTACGATCTGTTGCAACGGAGTATTACATGCTACGGATTCAGCTG GCATGGCTAAGAGGTCGACCTGACATCGCAGAGCATCTGCTTTCAAAGGTCCCCGCAGCAGTGATGATCGAGGATCGGAAGATCATCACCGAGGCATGCTACGACGTGGGGAATGCAGCGCTCTCGGCAAGTCAATACGACATTGCAGTTCAATGGCTGAGGAGAGCTTCTGAGCAGATTGATATGCTGAGTTCGGAGAGTCACGGCAATCTGGAGGCGAGCTTGAATGATTTGAAGCTACTTGTTCGACATACTCTTG TTCGAGCTTACATGTGTATCAATACACCTGAATCAAGAGAAGCGCTTACCAGACAGTTTAAACTGCTCAAAGCT GACGCCGGAGACATTCCCAgtgttcttttccttgaGCTGGAAGTTCTCTGTCGAGGGAAAAAGCCAGATAGTGGTGATGCGTTTAAAG CACTCTTGACGGCCATTGTCAGCAGTATGAATCTCTCAGACGAGAACCTGAGACT AGCGTTTTACTACATTGAGAACTATACGAGCTCATG TCTGGACTTTACCGCGCACATACTGCAATCCCTCTTTACACGCCTTCTACCATCTCAAATACAGCTGTGGGTTGAGAGGTGCTTCCTTAGTCTAGTGTGGCTACTGCGATCCTCGAACGAAAAATGTCTATATGCTATCAAGGATATGGTCAAGAAGCTAGAGACGCATGGTCACAGCCAACTGAGCACCGACGCAACTCATGCCAGCTTGATT GTGATGTGGAAGCAGATGGATTCTGCAGTTCTCAAAAAGCAGCTTGCTATTGCAGAACAATGGGGTCTGCTCGCCGTCGATACCAAGATCTTTGAATCCTGCTCCAAATCCAACCGACATAAGACACTGCG AAAATTGGCGGGGTGTGCCTTGAACAATGGGAACCTGACTCTAGCTCGAGAGATGCTGGATCGGATTCCTGTCAGCGAAGATGTCGATTCTCGAACCCTTTTCCTATGCTACAAACTGGCATTGATGGAGGGTAAAAGCTGTGCAG AACTCCATCGTCAAGACGTGCTCGAGACACTCGGCGCAGGCTGGTTTACTTATGTCCTGTCCTGCGCCGTCGAAGCTCAAAGGCAGAACAAGCAGCCAGAACTGCTCGAGTGTGTCCTCTGTGTCTTTAAATGCATGGGTATGAAGAATTTATTTTCTCACGAGGTTgatctttcttctttcttcat ATTCACCTTCTTGGTCCTGAAAGACCTGAACGACCAAACTAGTGGAGAGGAGATGATGTTTCAGACCTTTACATCAG CTTTGAGGGTGGTCATAACAGATATCCCTGCATGGAGTACCTTTTCAACAGACGACCTCCAATGGCTCTACAGTGAGAGCTACGACCTGGCTTTGAGAATGCTCACTGAGTCACGGGTGGAACTTGTCATTCCGCTGCTTGAAGCATCTAAAGAG TTTGCACGGCGTTACTTGAATGGAAGACCCGAGGACAGCACAAAATTTTCGCTTCATATCTTTCTCTGCCATCATTTGGGGGCAATCTTATCCGTCAAAAAGGCACGTTCACAGTCTGACTGTTCCATTAAA AAATGCCATTATAGAAGATTGCATGATGATCTCTTTATTTATGGCAGTGTATCCCAGTTCCTGGAAGGAAACAATGTCTCCACAGTTGAAGAAGAGTGGTTACAACGGTGCCGAAACCTGATCGCTCTTGATTTCGAAGCGTCAATCTATCTCGAGCAGTGGTCTGTTCTCACCTCACTTGTTGAGCAGGCCCAAAGCTTCGCGGATGAAGAGCtctgctcttccttgctGGATTTGATTCTTCGCTCTCATGCACCGATTCAAGAGATCGTTACTGTGGTCAAG AGCATTATATGCACCTCCCACGACTCACCATCTCCCTTCCTCAACGCATCTTCCTTCCGCAACAAACTCCCCCGCTACTTACGCTGCCTCTTCCAACTTGCCATCACGTCAGTCCCCAGACAGGTCTACGAGATATCATCACAAGATGAAGTATCAGGCCTCTCAGTGGTCGACGCATCGCTCGCAGAATCCGTCCTCGACCAAGTTCTCCTTCTAGCCCCAAACGAGTACTTTATTACTAGTGTCCGGCCCAACCAGCCACTTAACCCGAGTACGAATTCTGTCTCTGGTATTTCCGACGACAAAAGTTGGTATTCTTACCCAATTGAGGAACTCGAATGGCTCGCTTCTGTTTCCTTTAACAAGGCCGTCGACTTTTACCGCGCGGGTCTGGACGAGGAGTGTCAGCGGTGGGGTACGAAGGCTGTCCAGGTGGCGGAGTGTGTGGATCCTGTGTCTGGTGGTATTCTGGCACGGACGCTGCGTGCGAACATGGAGAGATTGAGTTGA